In Halanaeroarchaeum sp. HSR-CO, one DNA window encodes the following:
- the sufD gene encoding Fe-S cluster assembly protein SufD, translating into MSTQLHADISEDTVRQISETLDEPEWLLETRLEALAALDDLEYPPVIQTPGRRWTNLEDLDYEALVEPLSQTEEKDQVGPDDVTVLPFEDALEAVPELLENYFGATVDPQENRLTALSTALFTTGTVVYVPAGVDAEDVTIRTTMNGHSLFNYTLVVTEDNASVTILERQESGTVERASDESVDDERYYSGIVEVVAGENSYVQYGSLQEFDERTYNYTLKRGETEQYATLEWFEGNLGSRLTKTEVSTLLGADNAETKIVGAFFGHNDQHFDLDSKVWHRGEHTTADLVTRGVIDDEARSVYEGTQDVGRDAWDTSSYQRENTLMLSDQSEADASPKLIINNHDTEASHSATVGQIDREDLFYMVTRGVPEQTAKNMLVEGFFVPVLEEVDVEELRDDLQTGIAARLKD; encoded by the coding sequence ATGAGTACGCAGCTACACGCAGACATCTCGGAAGATACGGTCAGACAGATCTCTGAAACACTCGACGAGCCGGAGTGGCTTCTCGAAACGCGTCTCGAGGCACTCGCGGCCCTCGACGACCTCGAGTACCCACCGGTCATCCAGACGCCCGGTCGTCGCTGGACGAATCTGGAGGACCTCGATTACGAAGCCCTTGTCGAACCACTCTCCCAGACCGAGGAGAAAGACCAGGTCGGCCCCGACGACGTTACGGTTCTTCCCTTCGAGGACGCACTCGAGGCCGTCCCCGAACTACTGGAGAACTACTTCGGCGCCACCGTCGACCCCCAGGAGAACCGTCTCACCGCCCTCTCCACGGCGCTGTTCACCACCGGGACGGTCGTGTACGTCCCGGCCGGTGTGGACGCAGAGGACGTAACGATTCGGACGACGATGAACGGCCATTCGCTGTTCAACTACACGCTCGTGGTCACCGAGGACAACGCCTCGGTCACTATCCTGGAGCGCCAGGAGAGCGGGACGGTGGAACGAGCGAGCGACGAATCGGTCGACGACGAACGCTACTACAGCGGCATCGTCGAGGTCGTCGCTGGTGAGAACAGCTACGTCCAGTATGGCTCGCTACAGGAGTTCGACGAGCGGACGTACAACTACACCCTCAAGCGCGGTGAGACCGAGCAGTACGCGACGCTCGAATGGTTCGAGGGCAACCTCGGATCGCGGCTCACCAAGACCGAGGTCAGCACGTTGCTCGGTGCGGACAATGCGGAGACGAAGATCGTCGGCGCGTTCTTCGGCCACAACGACCAGCACTTCGACCTCGACTCGAAGGTGTGGCACCGCGGCGAACACACCACAGCAGACCTCGTCACCCGGGGCGTCATCGACGACGAGGCTCGCTCGGTCTACGAGGGAACCCAGGACGTCGGTCGTGACGCCTGGGACACCAGCTCCTACCAGCGCGAGAACACGCTGATGCTCTCCGATCAGAGCGAGGCCGACGCGTCGCCGAAGCTCATCATCAACAATCACGATACCGAGGCCTCCCACTCGGCCACAGTCGGTCAGATCGACCGCGAAGACCTCTTCTACATGGTCACGCGCGGCGTCCCCGAGCAGACCGCGAAGAACATGCTGGTGGAGGGCTTTTTCGTCCCCGTCCTCGAAGAGGTCGACGTCGAGGAACTCCGCGACGACCTCCAGACCGGCATCGCTGCCCGTCTGAAGGACTGA
- a CDS encoding ferritin-like domain-containing protein, protein MSTTPVVESDDHLARLLQIAVVLEEVVEARAYEQYRRLPEAERDAAIESLLESVSAESAQHRERIEGLIEELDASSVAFDEIEALVGEQYAKTSAADFDGVLYDQLHGEESAYKFYDDLISAIEESEKQFSIERDRLLAVLRDIRKDEAEGVAAIANLMGERT, encoded by the coding sequence GTGAGTACCACGCCAGTCGTGGAATCGGACGATCATCTCGCTCGATTGCTCCAGATCGCCGTCGTCCTCGAGGAAGTCGTCGAGGCGCGCGCCTACGAACAGTACCGGCGACTCCCCGAAGCGGAACGGGACGCGGCCATCGAAAGCCTGCTCGAATCGGTGAGTGCCGAGTCCGCCCAGCATCGCGAACGCATCGAGGGCCTCATCGAGGAACTCGATGCGAGCAGCGTCGCCTTCGACGAGATAGAGGCCCTGGTCGGCGAACAGTACGCGAAGACGAGCGCCGCGGATTTCGACGGCGTCCTCTACGACCAGTTGCACGGCGAGGAGTCCGCCTACAAGTTCTACGACGACCTCATCAGCGCCATCGAAGAGTCGGAGAAGCAATTTTCCATCGAGCGTGATCGGCTCCTCGCGGTCCTTCGGGATATCCGCAAAGACGAGGCAGAGGGCGTCGCAGCCATCGCCAATCTCATGGGTGAGCGAACGTGA
- a CDS encoding metal-dependent transcriptional regulator, with protein sequence MNTADQYLKAIYVVQQVEGGRASTGALAEHLEVSPASVNEMIGKLQDQGLVEHEKYKGVQLTSDGEHRGRDALQTYCILERFLKNVLGVEDYRTEARQLEPVIDETVADRLDMIIDREPECPDCFDLERDSCTHLEVETVATED encoded by the coding sequence ATGAACACGGCGGACCAGTATCTCAAGGCGATCTACGTCGTCCAGCAGGTCGAGGGCGGTCGGGCGTCGACCGGTGCCCTCGCCGAGCACCTCGAGGTGAGTCCGGCGAGTGTCAACGAGATGATCGGCAAACTCCAGGACCAGGGGCTCGTCGAACACGAGAAGTACAAGGGCGTCCAGTTGACCTCCGATGGCGAGCACCGCGGTCGGGACGCGCTGCAGACGTACTGCATCCTGGAACGGTTCCTCAAGAACGTTTTGGGCGTCGAGGACTACCGGACTGAAGCACGGCAACTCGAACCGGTCATCGACGAGACGGTGGCCGATCGCCTCGATATGATCATCGACCGCGAGCCGGAATGCCCCGACTGCTTCGACCTCGAGCGTGACTCGTGTACGCACCTCGAAGTCGAAACCGTCGCGACCGAGGACTGA